From the genome of Amyelois transitella isolate CPQ chromosome 22, ilAmyTran1.1, whole genome shotgun sequence:
AAAAACCTCTAAAACACTAAAAAGGTTTGTCTCTCCAACAATCAGCCTTATATCTCCTTAATATATTATGGTGGATAAGCCTGCTGGCATGCGCATCTTTTAATGGCAGTCTAAAGCCAGTGGCAACCCCGCCAGGATATGCCATtatgcaaaaagaaaaaataccttTTCATTCGAAAAGGCCTATCTACATACCAGTATACATATAAGCCTTTTCATTTGTATACGAGGACTAAAACATAAAGAGGGATAATCTTGTTATATAACTTCCGTTTTTATAAGAATGATTTGTGCAAAAATTTATGAGCATCTTACCTTTTGGAAGACAGTATGAAGCTCATTGGCAGGTCAAAGAAACCCAAATACTTCCTGAGGATATTGACAGAATCTAATGTGTACACTGTGCATTCTGAAAACAGATTGACCCATcattatatctatacatacatacatatagtcacgtctataacccttgcagggtagacagagccaacaaagcTTTGATGTTAGAATTgcgatgcaaatagtgactaggttactagcccatcacctataaGAATGATCCCAGcatatcctttagtcaccttttacgacatcttttAGAAAGAGAAAGTGtagtccaattctttttttttttggtgccaagaaccacacaGCAGCTAGCAacagtaagtttgagacttgtgatCTGGGATACTAACACaaatatagaatattttttataaaaaaaataaatagataaacatcagtCCCTGTTCCCAATCAGCAAAAGTTGTTGTTCTACCAGATGACCTGACTGGGGATTCAGAGGCCAGAATCACTTTGCCAAACAGGGCATCATATCAGGCTATGCTAAAATTATACAGTTTTATTGCCTTTCTTTTctcatatgaataaaaaattacaattttttaaaatggaatTGTTGAATTAGGTTCAAtcaataatatacttactctTGGGCATTAATTTCTCAACAAACATATATGCTACTGCATAAAATACTGCAGAATGATTTGCATGCGAAGACACCCCACCACGGTCAAATGTCACAAGGGTGTCTACATCCAACATTTCTAAATGATGCTGCATGAGTTTAGAGATGACGGGCACAGGCCAGTTCACCTTGGGATGGTCCTTCAGTCGTGTGTCGTTAATAAGACAAATATTTCTATCAGGGATGCCAAGCTCTTTGCAAGCATCCCATAACTCCTTGCGCCTAACGTGGCCTTTGCCTTCGTAATTCCCtgaaacataattaattgaatttattaatataagcaagaataaaaaaagtatattaaaattgctactgaattaagaattattttctACTTTCTTAAGAATATAACAGAATTGCTTTGTATGTCAAAttcgaaacatttttttatttggttacTGTTTAGGTAAAGAACTTTATTACTTTACTATGCAAATAACACTTTACCATTTGACAAACATAGTATATGAACATCAGCTCCTTGTTCGCACAGCCTGAATATAGTTGGCCCAAAGAACATGCATTCGTCATCCGGGTGTGCCACCACCACCAAAACTCTTTTAGCCCTAAGAGAACCACGAGTCCGTGTGGGAAGCCGCCTTGCATACCGCCGATACACCACACCACATACCAAAATATAGCACAGAAACCATATACTAATGTACAATGCAAAGTTTCTAAAATACAACAGCGTTTCAGCCaagaattttaagtaaaaggtataaaataaatcgaaGTCATAGTAATAATATGAACTAAACAGTAACATTTCTGACCAGTAACTTTATTAAGTAATGGGATTATCGCCTTGAATAAGCCATTTAAAATCTATGTCGcatctattattaaaataaacaaggaaTTTGATTACATATATAGACAGTATGGGAAATCTCATACAAAATCAAcaaatcagtcagtcaatcaaatCAAGATTGGACAGAAGACAAGAATTGGTTCCTGCCACTTACCTACATAGTCAATGTCACTGTCACCATACTGTcactcattatttttttttagatcgATACATGAGCTAGCGCGATAAAAATgcgtatgtaggtatatgatCGGTCAACAGAGTTTTTAAGTTCGTCGGGTATTACATTCAGTTAAGTCCatcattcatatagtgacgactatatctcttgtggggtagagccagcaatcttgaaagactgacagttcagctattaggcATAGACTATgcctaatagctgaactaTGCCGcatagtgatagaattgagattcaattagtgacagttgctagcccatcgcctaaaagatgaatcccaattttataagcatgttccttagccgccttttacggcatccatgggaatgaggtGGAgcggtcccattctttttagggttccgtacgtCTGAATACAAAACCGGAACCCTTATAGGATCACTCGTGTGTCTGTCCGTCCGTCGCTTAATCGTCGTCAATTATCTCCGAATCTTTGAGACcgattaagtttaaatttggcACACATATCTATTCCTGTGACCCAAACACAGAGGTGTGACGTGAGCAGATGAAATCTGTATATGGGGGGTCATTTTTGGGGGGAAggggaaattaaaaaaaaaattctgaaaacTGCATCGTGTGgcatatcaaatgaaaggtcgTGTTGAGAAGAtcttaaatgtattattttgtaattttaaaataaatagtttccaAGTTATTCAAGAAAATAGACGAAAATTGACCATCCCCCCCCCCTtatctccgaaactactgaacctaaaattttgaaaaaaatacagaaattagTAACAGTAAattagatattaaaataacatggtAAATCACTCAATATTGTGCGTAccaacttacattttttttagttaccacaaacaaatttgggtcagatttaaaaaaacatgataggTAACATCGTACGGAACCCTCTTCACGCGAGTTCAACTCGCACTTGTCccctttttatattggtgccggtaaccacacagTACGGCACAGCATTTCCTGTAATTCTGCCTAGAGTACGACAACACCTTTGGGGAGATTTTTCCTATGTAAACAGAACAGTGTACACGGAGCCTACTTCTAGTATATATTCAAAGTATCGTTCAAATGTCGCCATATATACATTAGGGTGGGTCGCTTTtgtatggaaaaaaataaaattgtccaATACGTTttgtaatagtaaaaaaaacgtgACCCACATCCATATGTGAAAAaacaacgaaaaaaaaattatctagtTCAACCCCTTCTACCCGCGCATTGAgtttgaaaaactgaaatttttgatttttttgtgaattatttgaaaatctaTTTGTAGTGGCACATAGGAAAAATAACtacataaactaataaaataaagtacttttggactaaattttattattaagaaagaaaaataaagaaataataagacaaaataaaaataaagcatcTTCAAATCACGTTAAAATCTTTCTTACTTTCGAACTTAGGCATAAGCTTtcgtgaaataattttattcttaattaaagCTTCTCGTGCTGTTTTGTGGCAAAGCTGCATAGATGCCTCTGTTACTGTTTTTACTGCCCGCTCCACAGCTTGAGTATGACATGGTAGCCGCAGAAAAAGGACTTCATCATCACCACCTGACTCAACTAGGGAATGAAGAGTCTCATCCGGAACATTCGTCAATATAGGTGGTTGCGAGTAAGATTGCTGCCAGTCTATCAAATCGATGTAAGACGAAGcgtttaaatttatcttaggCACTTCAAAGACTCGAAGCTGAAGGGATTAAGATGGTTTCCTTGCCTTTAAAATGCGTCTAGCGGCAAGTTCTCTCACATGTTTTTGTTCATCAGATAACATAGACAAGAGCAAGTTCTCTGGGTGCGCAAAAATAGCATTTCGCTTTATTACAGGATCAACAACACTCTTCAATTCTTGCGGAAGATATCGAGAATAAAATACCAACTTCCAAAAGTGCCTTGCTCCATCTTTACATGTCggatttaatttgatttcaaaCC
Proteins encoded in this window:
- the LOC106129937 gene encoding N-acetylglucosaminyl-phosphatidylinositol de-N-acetylase isoform X3, coding for MLLFSSYYYYDFDLFYTFYLKFLAETLLYFRNFALYISIWFLCYILVCGVVYRRYARRLPTRTRGSLRAKRVLVVVAHPDDECMFFGPTIFRLCEQGADVHILCLSNGNYEGKGHVRRKELWDACKELGIPDRNICLINDTRLKDHPKVNWPVPVISKLMQHHLEMLDVDTLVTFDRGGVSSHANHSAVFYAVAYMFVEKLMPKKCTVYTLDSVNILRKYLGFFDLPMSFILSSKRYFLRWTESRRVVRAMKRHKSQMVWFRHLYSQLMNIYNTANFYQEYMNLL
- the LOC106129937 gene encoding N-acetylglucosaminyl-phosphatidylinositol de-N-acetylase isoform X2, translated to MLLFSSYYYYDFDLFYTFYLKFLAETLLYFRNFALYISIWFLCYILVCGVVYRRYARRLPTRTRGSLRAKRVLVVVAHPDDECMFFGPTIFRLCEQGADVHILCLSNGNYEGKGHVRRKELWDACKELGIPDRNICLINDTRLKDHPKVNWPVPVISKLMQHHLEMLDVDTLVTFDRGGVSSHANHSAVFYAVAYMFVEKLMPKKCTVYTLDSVNILRKYLGFFDLPMSFILSSKRYFLRWTESRRVVRAMKRHKSQMVWFRHLYVCFSRYMVINTLRRISLADIELELEVDD
- the LOC106129937 gene encoding N-acetylglucosaminyl-phosphatidylinositol de-N-acetylase isoform X1, translating into MLLFSSYYYYDFDLFYTFYLKFLAETLLYFRNFALYISIWFLCYILVCGVVYRRYARRLPTRTRGSLRAKRVLVVVAHPDDECMFFGPTIFRLCEQGADVHILCLSNGNYEGKGHVRRKELWDACKELGIPDRNICLINDTRLKDHPKVNWPVPVISKLMQHHLEMLDVDTLVTFDRGGVSSHANHSAVFYAVAYMFVEKLMPKKCTVYTLDSVNILRKYLGFFDLPMSFILSSKRYFLRWTESRRVVRAMKRHKSQMVWFRHLYVCFSRYMVINTLRRISLADIELELESQLMNIYNTANFYQEYMNLL